One Oceanicoccus sagamiensis genomic region harbors:
- a CDS encoding polysaccharide pyruvyl transferase family protein, which translates to MKTALILNFTGNTYHYGCYGTSNEMYHRLVEAGYLVNFISVRATHSLTVFPDNGEKFTSAQFANEFLKENAAIATAIDETDLVVVNGEGTLHRLSKGSMTLLYLIYLSKQFMKKRVLLINHSVFPNGGTERGDFDGIYKLALSALDDVVIREPLSAEFYSSAGIRFRQGFDSLPLYIGRYDLLGIRNEVLDQQKILLCGGIHYPEAVIKTLVEQLSAYKKDYSFEFVLGGKAHLAQEDAVICEQFQKAGLDIKLVTAGSFEHWCRVIASAAVLISGRFHYSIAGLALGVPCITFPSNTPKVQGVYQLLEEDGYLKWSDTDFENRFKQLLTDALNGELGLSEEKRIMMVEYAEKNYDLLGVY; encoded by the coding sequence ATGAAAACAGCTTTGATTCTTAATTTTACCGGCAATACCTATCATTATGGTTGCTACGGTACCTCTAATGAAATGTATCATCGTTTGGTGGAGGCCGGCTATCTGGTTAATTTTATTAGCGTTAGGGCAACACATAGCTTAACGGTTTTTCCTGATAACGGAGAAAAGTTTACCAGTGCCCAATTTGCTAATGAGTTTCTCAAAGAGAATGCTGCCATAGCCACGGCTATTGATGAAACCGATCTGGTAGTGGTTAATGGCGAGGGTACCCTGCATCGCTTATCAAAAGGTTCTATGACCCTGCTGTATTTAATTTATTTATCCAAGCAGTTTATGAAAAAAAGGGTGTTATTAATTAATCACTCTGTATTCCCAAATGGCGGCACCGAGCGTGGTGATTTTGATGGTATTTATAAATTAGCTCTGTCGGCTTTAGATGATGTGGTTATCCGTGAGCCTTTGTCTGCTGAATTTTATTCTTCTGCCGGCATTCGATTTCGCCAAGGGTTTGATTCATTGCCATTGTATATTGGTCGATATGATTTGCTTGGTATAAGAAATGAGGTATTGGATCAACAGAAAATTCTGCTGTGTGGTGGTATCCATTACCCTGAGGCGGTGATTAAAACACTGGTAGAGCAGTTATCGGCTTATAAAAAAGATTACTCCTTTGAATTTGTACTAGGTGGTAAGGCTCACCTGGCTCAGGAAGATGCTGTTATTTGTGAGCAATTCCAAAAAGCAGGGCTGGATATTAAATTGGTAACAGCAGGTAGTTTTGAGCACTGGTGTCGAGTGATTGCCAGTGCGGCAGTCTTAATTTCCGGGCGTTTTCACTATTCTATTGCGGGGCTTGCCTTGGGAGTCCCCTGTATTACCTTCCCGAGTAATACGCCAAAAGTACAGGGCGTTTATCAGTTACTGGAAGAAGACGGTTACCTTAAATGGAGCGACACTGATTTTGAAAACCGTTTTAAACAGCTTCTAACCGATGCTCTTAATGGTGAGCTTGGGCTGAGTGAAGAAAAGCGGATAATGATGGTTGAGTACGCTGAGAAAAACTACGACCTGTTAGGGGTTTATTAG
- a CDS encoding flagellin, giving the protein MPQVINTNVASLNAQRNLDKSQGALQTSLQRLSSGLRINSAKDDAAGLAIVDRFTSQIRGLNQAARNASDGISISQVAEGAMAESTNILQRMRELAIQSANGSNSADDRANLNKEVVQLQEELTRIADTTRFGTQKLLDGSFGSQSFQVGANANETIDVDLTQSFAAAALGTETTTGSAAYTVSASTIAATGIGGVSTAGITGAGSVTFSDGTNSAAVTLSAGYSAKTLAADLNTAYNTATAQTLGAAAGTASLTVAIATAAAAFTAGQTIDVVVGTTTTSVTLGSADQGITALTTAVSAALAGNAQVTAQGIVITSDGNGFTLTDADGDNINVTVITSAGNGLDVTVNGQTTSAAASLGGIAVGSVTVASAAVTATNVASTFAPTATGTGLLSADITIGAATFTTVGVGIAAGDSIADVDISTVTGAQSAISVTDSAISTIDNARADLGAIQNRLESTISNLTSISENVSAARSRVQDADFAAETASLTRNQILQQAGISVLSQANSLPQQVLSLLQ; this is encoded by the coding sequence ATGCCACAGGTAATTAATACGAATGTTGCGTCCTTGAACGCTCAGCGTAACCTGGATAAGTCGCAAGGGGCCCTACAAACCTCGCTACAGCGCCTATCTTCAGGTCTACGTATCAACTCTGCGAAGGACGATGCTGCGGGTCTAGCGATCGTCGATCGATTCACTTCACAGATTCGAGGCCTTAACCAGGCGGCTCGTAACGCATCTGACGGTATCTCTATATCGCAGGTTGCTGAAGGCGCGATGGCTGAGAGCACGAACATCCTACAGCGTATGCGGGAACTGGCTATCCAGTCTGCAAACGGCTCTAACTCTGCCGATGACCGCGCTAACTTGAACAAAGAGGTTGTTCAGCTGCAGGAAGAGCTAACACGTATTGCGGACACTACACGATTTGGTACTCAGAAGTTACTTGACGGCTCTTTTGGTTCTCAAAGCTTCCAGGTGGGTGCAAACGCCAACGAAACAATCGATGTTGATTTGACTCAAAGTTTTGCAGCTGCAGCTCTGGGTACAGAAACAACTACCGGTAGCGCTGCCTACACGGTTAGTGCTTCAACTATTGCTGCGACAGGTATTGGCGGTGTAAGCACTGCAGGTATCACTGGTGCTGGCAGCGTAACTTTCAGCGATGGCACTAACTCAGCTGCCGTTACTCTAAGCGCCGGTTACTCAGCTAAAACATTGGCTGCAGACTTAAACACTGCTTATAACACTGCAACTGCCCAGACTCTTGGCGCAGCAGCGGGTACAGCTTCACTAACTGTTGCTATCGCAACTGCTGCTGCGGCCTTCACCGCCGGCCAGACCATTGACGTTGTAGTGGGTACTACCACTACTTCCGTAACATTAGGTTCTGCTGACCAAGGTATTACAGCATTGACTACTGCAGTTTCTGCTGCATTAGCCGGTAATGCCCAGGTAACAGCTCAAGGTATTGTTATCACATCTGATGGCAATGGTTTCACCTTAACTGATGCTGACGGCGACAATATCAACGTTACTGTTATCACCAGCGCAGGTAACGGCCTTGATGTGACTGTAAACGGTCAGACCACTTCTGCTGCTGCTTCTCTAGGCGGTATTGCGGTAGGTAGCGTAACGGTTGCAAGTGCAGCAGTTACAGCAACTAACGTTGCTTCTACTTTCGCTCCAACAGCAACAGGTACCGGCTTGCTTTCAGCCGATATCACTATTGGTGCAGCCACCTTCACTACTGTTGGTGTAGGTATTGCCGCTGGTGACAGTATCGCTGATGTTGATATCTCGACAGTAACCGGCGCACAGAGTGCTATCTCGGTAACTGACTCGGCGATCTCAACGATCGATAACGCCCGAGCCGATTTAGGTGCGATTCAAAACCGTCTTGAATCAACTATCTCTAACCTGACAAGTATCTCTGAGAACGTATCCGCTGCGCGGTCACGGGTTCAAGATGCTGACTTTGCTGCGGAAACAGCAAGCTTGACGAGAAACCAGATCCTCCAGCAGGCAGGTATTTCGGTATTATCACAGGCTAACTCGCTTCCACAGCAGGTTCTGTCTCTGCTACAGTAA
- a CDS encoding flagellar protein FlaG, with translation MLNDIVNSGLQPAVKAREASATPAKTEQAEAAQPEQEAVAPEPQELQSAVSKLNDYVQNVQRTLSFSVEEDTGTTVVQVYDSETEELIRQIPAEETIKLAASIEEQTASLFLKEQA, from the coding sequence ATGCTTAACGACATTGTTAACAGTGGTCTTCAGCCAGCGGTAAAAGCTCGGGAGGCTAGCGCTACGCCAGCCAAAACTGAGCAAGCCGAAGCGGCACAACCTGAACAAGAGGCTGTAGCACCTGAGCCGCAAGAGCTCCAATCAGCCGTCAGCAAACTGAATGACTATGTTCAAAATGTACAACGAACCCTGTCATTTAGTGTTGAGGAAGATACGGGAACAACTGTAGTTCAAGTCTACGACTCTGAGACGGAAGAGTTGATTCGACAAATACCGGCGGAGGAGACCATTAAATTGGCAGCCTCAATAGAGGAACAAACCGCCAGCCTGTTCTTAAAAGAACAAGCTTAA
- the fliD gene encoding flagellar filament capping protein FliD, whose amino-acid sequence MASITSVGVGSGLDLETLIENILEAEKTPTETRLNLQETETQATITAFGSIKSTLSSFQDSLANLKDSNFFSSRQATSGNSESFTATSESTAEIGNYEVAVLALAEASKVATNGSFADPDATVGEGTLTLGFVDGDNFDISVAATDSLTTIRDAINNAEDNTGITASLLTVDAGMGDGSTITELVLTSNNTGEANQITISVDDSGDGDDTDGSGLSQFYFDGSDPDNVANQLVNKASAQDASITVDGFTAFSASNTFDSVIDGVSITAVTADENPGDPTTAALNVAIDTTGVQNEITTFAATYNELIIVMNQLTDYNAETETRGILNSDSSARIIEEQIRRIMTDTVDGAPSDFNNLSYLGFSTNQNGTLNLKTDSSLSYESNLADAVSSNFDDLASIFTGDDGVATRLDDLLDSFLQSGGTIDTKESILQEELNVIEEERFDLGFRLEKIEDRYRAQFAALDILVAQLNQTGNFLSEQLAATANIISGNKD is encoded by the coding sequence ATGGCCTCTATTACTTCAGTGGGTGTCGGTTCAGGCTTAGACCTGGAAACTCTGATCGAGAATATTCTCGAGGCGGAAAAGACACCAACGGAAACCCGGTTAAACCTTCAGGAGACTGAAACACAGGCTACAATTACTGCTTTTGGCAGTATTAAAAGCACTCTATCCAGTTTTCAGGACTCTCTAGCCAACCTGAAAGACAGTAATTTCTTCTCCAGCCGACAAGCAACTTCCGGGAATAGTGAATCATTTACTGCCACATCCGAGTCGACCGCAGAGATCGGCAACTATGAAGTCGCCGTACTGGCACTTGCTGAAGCCAGTAAAGTAGCGACTAATGGCAGCTTTGCTGACCCTGATGCCACCGTAGGTGAAGGCACCTTAACCCTTGGCTTTGTCGACGGCGATAACTTCGATATCAGTGTTGCCGCCACTGACAGCCTGACCACCATACGCGATGCGATTAATAATGCCGAAGACAACACCGGTATTACCGCCAGCCTCCTTACTGTCGATGCCGGTATGGGAGATGGCTCCACCATTACCGAGCTAGTACTGACCTCCAATAACACCGGTGAAGCAAACCAAATCACCATTAGCGTTGACGATAGCGGCGATGGTGATGACACTGACGGCAGCGGCCTGTCACAATTCTACTTTGATGGTTCCGACCCCGACAATGTCGCCAACCAACTGGTCAATAAAGCAAGCGCTCAAGACGCCAGTATTACCGTAGATGGCTTTACCGCCTTTAGCGCTAGCAATACCTTCGACAGTGTTATTGACGGGGTATCTATTACTGCTGTCACTGCTGATGAGAACCCGGGCGACCCAACGACCGCCGCACTGAATGTAGCCATTGATACTACCGGCGTGCAAAATGAAATCACCACCTTTGCCGCTACTTACAATGAGCTTATTATCGTGATGAATCAACTGACCGATTACAATGCAGAGACTGAAACACGAGGCATACTTAACTCAGACTCAAGCGCACGTATTATTGAAGAACAGATTCGTCGCATTATGACAGACACTGTGGATGGCGCGCCCTCAGACTTTAACAACCTTTCTTACCTGGGCTTTTCCACTAACCAGAATGGTACCCTTAATCTAAAAACGGATAGTTCCTTAAGCTATGAGTCGAATCTGGCCGATGCTGTATCTTCAAATTTTGATGATTTAGCCAGTATCTTTACTGGAGACGATGGCGTTGCCACAAGACTGGATGACCTACTGGACTCCTTCCTGCAATCGGGCGGCACCATAGATACCAAAGAAAGCATCCTTCAGGAAGAACTGAATGTTATTGAAGAAGAGCGCTTTGACCTTGGCTTTCGTTTGGAAAAAATTGAAGACCGCTACCGGGCACAGTTTGCTGCACTGGATATTTTAGTGGCACAGCTTAATCAAACCGGTAATTTTCTGAGTGAGCAATTAGCCGCTACTGCCAATATCATCAGTGGCAATAAGGATTAA